The Candidatus Hydrogenedentota bacterium genome segment AAGAACGATTGAAGCAGGTTAAGGGCGCACGCCGCGGCTCCTTGATTGTTTTGCACGATCATCCGACCCGCATGGGCAACCCGTTGATGCATCTCCTTATTGACAAGGAGTTCCTTCACAACTGATGCTAATTCCTCGTGAGAAGCCAGTTGCAACGCTCCTCCTCCATTCACTAACAAAGAAACCACATCAGCAAAACTATCCATATGGGGACCGAAGAGGGTGGGCACGCCGAGCGCAACAGACTCTAGCGGGTTATGCCCTCCCGAGGCAGGGAAAAAGCTTCCTCCAATGACAGCGACACTGCCTAAAGCATAGATTTGCGCCAACTCCCCCATCCTATCCAGAATAAGTATAGGCGGCGCTTCATTTACCGTGGCCGGGGGAAGTGTTGATCGTAATGTTGCCTGTTCATTGCGAAAGACTTCGATCACTTGATCCAGGCGTTGTAAATGCCGCGGGGCAATCACCAGTTTAAGATCCGGATAATTCTGCTTTAGAAGTTTCCAGCAGTCAAGCGCGAGAGCTTCCTCGCCGGAATGAGTACTCCCAAAAACAATGATTTTATCGCTTTCTTTATAGCCATAACACTGACGAAGCTGCTTCAGAGACGCTTCTGTTACCTGCTTTAGGGCGCCATCAAATTTTAGGTTGCCCATGATACTGACGCGGTCGGAGGTCAGTCCCAAAGCTATAAACCGTTGCCTGTAGTCTTCCGCTTGAACGGCTGCATGATCAAGCATAGAGACAAGCGACGGTATGAGCCACCGGTATTTTTTCAAACGATCATACTTATCGTTGCTTAAACGCCCGTTCAAAATAATCACGGGCGCTCCCTGCCGCTTCGTTTCGCGAATGAGTGTAGGCCATAATTCAGTTTCCATGAGTACCAATAGGGCAGGCCGAAGCTTTTTAACAAAAGGACGTACTGACCAAAGTGTATCCATGGGCAAAAAGGTAAGGGGGACTCGCGGGAGCGTTCTCTTGGCTAGATCCATTCCGGATAAGGTGCTGACTGTCAGTAGA includes the following:
- a CDS encoding 3-deoxy-D-manno-octulosonic acid transferase — translated: MRYFLYSLLLTLLTPFGALYLLLSRKYRPLLRRFRPSIPSDLCTGSLWIHACSVGEVFLAKVIIDALQLAAPRSGILLTVSTLSGMDLAKRTLPRVPLTFLPMDTLWSVRPFVKKLRPALLVLMETELWPTLIRETKRQGAPVIILNGRLSNDKYDRLKKYRWLIPSLVSMLDHAAVQAEDYRQRFIALGLTSDRVSIMGNLKFDGALKQVTEASLKQLRQCYGYKESDKIIVFGSTHSGEEALALDCWKLLKQNYPDLKLVIAPRHLQRLDQVIEVFRNEQATLRSTLPPATVNEAPPILILDRMGELAQIYALGSVAVIGGSFFPASGGHNPLESVALGVPTLFGPHMDSFADVVSLLVNGGGALQLASHEELASVVKELLVNKEMHQRVAHAGRMIVQNNQGAAACALNLLQSF